One window of the Methanocaldococcus vulcanius M7 genome contains the following:
- the mtrG gene encoding tetrahydromethanopterin S-methyltransferase subunit MtrG has product MADDEKLPQVIMDPADYEALKKRLDELERKVENTNAELFQMAGKKVGRDVGILYGLVIGIILSSILPALVKIIQILTLKITIQH; this is encoded by the coding sequence ATGGCAGATGATGAAAAATTGCCACAGGTAATAATGGATCCTGCTGATTACGAAGCATTAAAAAAGAGATTAGATGAATTAGAAAGAAAGGTTGAAAACACAAATGCTGAACTCTTCCAGATGGCGGGGAAGAAAGTTGGAAGAGATGTCGGTATCTTGTATGGTTTGGTTATTGGGATCATTTTATCGTCTATCCTTCCAGCATTGGTAAAGATAATTCAAATACTCACTTTAAAAATAACTATTCAGCACTAA
- a CDS encoding tetrahydromethanopterin S-methyltransferase subunit F, with product MGVEVSNKPNISSIQSYIDDLEYKVGLITRNRGLESGVESAGTKGLIIGAVSAVVMMGIPLALYFLMK from the coding sequence ATGGGTGTTGAGGTCTCTAACAAGCCAAACATCTCTTCAATACAGAGTTATATAGATGATTTAGAGTATAAAGTTGGATTAATAACAAGAAACAGGGGTCTTGAAAGCGGAGTAGAGTCGGCTGGAACTAAGGGGCTGATAATAGGAGCAGTTTCAGCAGTGGTTATGATGGGAATTCCACTTGCTTTATACTTCTTAATGAAATAA
- a CDS encoding tetrahydromethanopterin S-methyltransferase subunit B, which produces MATYVFIDLNIPLVYNVETGVITKGFGDILYVDVAPIEEQIKKLETLVDAYEHSLDPRYPPLKSFPNRDGVYAMAGYFKSAFFGFWIGLGIMALLAIILGVKILFKTLS; this is translated from the coding sequence ATGGCAACTTATGTATTTATTGATCTAAACATACCTCTGGTTTATAATGTTGAGACGGGGGTTATAACGAAAGGATTTGGAGATATTCTTTATGTAGATGTTGCTCCAATTGAGGAACAGATTAAAAAGTTAGAAACACTCGTTGATGCATATGAACACTCGTTAGATCCAAGATACCCTCCATTAAAGTCATTCCCGAATAGAGATGGTGTTTATGCAATGGCAGGGTATTTCAAGAGTGCATTCTTTGGATTTTGGATTGGTCTTGGAATAATGGCATTATTGGCAATAATATTGGGAGTTAAAATATTATTTAAAACTTTGAGTTAA
- the mtrA gene encoding tetrahydromethanopterin S-methyltransferase subunit A, with product MVEKREPAPGWPIVSGEYVVGNPESCVGVVTLGSHGLEQACIDAGAAIAGPCHTENLGIEKVVANYISNPNIRFMILCGSEVQGHITGQCFKALWENGIGDDGGIIGAKGAIPFLENVGKDAVERFQRQIVEVVDLIDCEDVGKITQAIKECLSKDPGAIDEDPFIIQLEGGKGGEEEEEGVIKPITPEMAIVESRIRLIGNEMAYNGLLAKWQAGYYNGKIQGIATGLFLMLLIMGILMF from the coding sequence ATGGTTGAAAAAAGAGAACCAGCACCAGGATGGCCAATTGTCTCTGGAGAGTATGTTGTTGGAAATCCTGAAAGTTGTGTGGGAGTTGTAACATTAGGTTCCCACGGTTTGGAGCAGGCATGTATTGATGCAGGAGCAGCTATTGCAGGACCTTGCCACACTGAAAATTTAGGTATTGAAAAGGTTGTGGCAAACTATATCTCAAATCCAAACATCAGATTTATGATTCTCTGTGGATCAGAGGTTCAGGGACATATAACTGGACAGTGTTTTAAAGCACTGTGGGAGAATGGTATTGGAGATGATGGAGGAATTATCGGAGCTAAGGGAGCAATTCCTTTCCTTGAAAACGTGGGTAAAGATGCGGTTGAGAGATTCCAAAGACAAATTGTTGAGGTTGTTGATCTAATTGATTGTGAGGATGTTGGAAAAATAACACAGGCAATAAAGGAATGTTTAAGCAAAGATCCTGGAGCTATTGATGAAGATCCATTTATTATTCAACTTGAAGGTGGAAAAGGAGGAGAAGAGGAAGAAGAGGGAGTTATAAAACCAATAACCCCAGAGATGGCAATTGTTGAGAGTAGAATAAGATTGATAGGAAATGAGATGGCATATAATGGTCTTTTAGCTAAATGGCAGGCAGGTTATTACAACGGGAAGATTCAGGGAATTGCTACTGGATTGTTTCTAATGCTGTTGATAATGGGAATACTAATGTTCTAA
- the mtrC gene encoding tetrahydromethanopterin S-methyltransferase subunit MtrC — MSHGGGGHASELYPEEQIFAVGIALAFIGCYLANFLAPYGLGMLLGGLFASAACVAGANTVRKVAAYGLGTGVPSIGMVSLGMGTLAAVAGILIPDYFNLPYLVAPVITLIVSAVIGYVVGKLTVNPVGMKIPIMVRSMTFLSIAGAMALLGFTIAYVGSMEPRAYIDGALNNGLMALAFIAAGMAILHPFNACLGPNESHKRTLTLAVACGLLTWFIFSAVRLDLISMIVSIVLWAIVYVKFVKMSLKDACAVLHVPEIPKKEEE, encoded by the coding sequence ATGTCACATGGCGGAGGAGGACATGCATCTGAACTTTATCCTGAAGAGCAGATCTTTGCCGTAGGTATTGCATTAGCATTTATTGGTTGTTATTTAGCAAACTTTTTAGCCCCATATGGTTTGGGTATGTTGTTAGGTGGATTATTTGCTTCTGCTGCATGTGTTGCAGGGGCAAACACGGTTAGAAAGGTAGCTGCTTATGGTTTAGGGACAGGGGTTCCATCTATTGGTATGGTCAGTTTAGGTATGGGGACATTAGCAGCGGTTGCTGGAATTTTAATCCCTGACTACTTTAACTTGCCTTATTTAGTAGCTCCTGTAATAACACTCATTGTTTCAGCAGTTATTGGATATGTCGTTGGAAAATTAACTGTAAATCCTGTAGGTATGAAGATTCCAATTATGGTTAGGAGTATGACATTCCTTTCGATAGCAGGAGCAATGGCATTATTGGGCTTCACAATTGCATATGTTGGAAGTATGGAGCCAAGAGCGTATATTGATGGAGCATTGAATAACGGATTAATGGCTTTGGCATTTATTGCAGCAGGTATGGCTATATTACACCCATTTAACGCATGTTTAGGGCCTAATGAAAGCCATAAAAGAACATTAACACTTGCAGTTGCATGTGGTTTATTGACATGGTTTATCTTTTCAGCAGTAAGATTGGATCTCATATCAATGATCGTTTCAATAGTGTTATGGGCAATTGTCTATGTGAAATTCGTTAAGATGTCGTTGAAGGATGCATGTGCAGTTTTACATGTTCCAGAAATTCCTAAGAAGGAAGAAGAATAA
- the mtrH gene encoding tetrahydromethanopterin S-methyltransferase subunit H, with translation MFKFDREQHVFEIAGRKIGGQPGEYPTALAGTIFYARHKIVEDERKGIFDKAAAEDLINKQAEMEDITGNPALVQVFGGTPEALVNYIDFVAEVWDGPMLLDSTSGEARMAAAKRATEAGYANQCIYNSINVSIDEQEYQVLVESDLEASIVLCFDPMDPTVEGKINVLTNGGKTADKGMLELAEKAGIKYPLIDTAVTPLGNGAGAAVRASFAVKALFGYPVGSGIHNIPSAWDWLREFRKQLREAGEKQKAKDIHHVCDIGANLVQVMASGDFVLYGPIDNSYMTFPAVAMVDAIIAEAAKELGIEPIDEHPFKKLV, from the coding sequence ATGTTTAAATTTGACAGAGAGCAGCACGTATTCGAAATTGCAGGAAGAAAAATTGGAGGTCAGCCAGGAGAGTATCCAACAGCTTTAGCAGGAACTATATTCTATGCAAGACACAAGATCGTTGAGGATGAAAGGAAGGGAATTTTCGATAAGGCAGCTGCTGAGGATCTAATAAACAAGCAGGCAGAGATGGAAGATATAACTGGAAACCCTGCATTGGTTCAGGTATTTGGGGGAACCCCAGAGGCTTTAGTTAATTATATTGACTTTGTTGCTGAAGTTTGGGATGGGCCAATGTTATTGGACTCTACATCAGGAGAAGCAAGGATGGCTGCTGCAAAGAGAGCAACTGAAGCAGGGTATGCTAATCAATGCATTTACAATTCTATTAACGTTTCCATTGATGAGCAAGAATATCAGGTTTTAGTTGAGAGCGATTTAGAAGCATCAATCGTTTTATGTTTCGATCCAATGGATCCAACTGTTGAAGGTAAGATAAACGTTTTGACAAATGGTGGAAAGACAGCAGATAAGGGAATGTTGGAATTAGCTGAAAAAGCAGGTATTAAATATCCTTTAATCGATACTGCGGTTACTCCATTAGGTAATGGTGCAGGAGCCGCTGTCAGGGCATCATTTGCCGTTAAAGCGTTATTTGGATATCCAGTAGGTAGCGGTATTCATAATATCCCCTCAGCTTGGGATTGGTTAAGGGAGTTTAGAAAGCAGTTAAGAGAAGCAGGAGAGAAACAAAAGGCAAAAGATATTCACCACGTTTGTGATATTGGAGCAAACTTGGTTCAAGTTATGGCTTCAGGAGACTTTGTCCTTTATGGACCAATTGACAATTCATATATGACATTTCCAGCAGTTGCAATGGTTGATGC
- the mtrD gene encoding tetrahydromethanopterin S-methyltransferase subunit D gives MDAISAIIPLIEITAAGAIINASVHFIPVGGAPAAMATSTGVGTGTTQLAAGAGFTGLLGAAVMSATVGLSPIGMTLIMISGAISSMIMLGVTMLIGQLIYVFGVGVVPAADKCEIDPITKDPQKPYVTPGTTGHGIPTVCFISGLIGAALGGIGGALAYIALRKLGLEPGVAGMLAVGFFFINAVIASYNIGGTIEGFHDPKFKKLPNGVIASTIASILFGIISVLMVL, from the coding sequence ATGGATGCAATTAGTGCGATTATTCCATTGATTGAAATAACAGCGGCAGGAGCAATAATTAACGCAAGCGTTCACTTCATCCCTGTCGGAGGAGCTCCAGCGGCTATGGCTACATCAACAGGGGTCGGGACAGGAACAACTCAGTTAGCAGCAGGAGCAGGTTTTACTGGATTGTTAGGAGCTGCGGTAATGTCTGCTACTGTTGGTCTTTCTCCGATTGGGATGACGTTAATCATGATCTCTGGAGCAATTAGTTCTATGATCATGCTTGGAGTTACTATGTTGATAGGTCAGTTGATCTATGTGTTTGGAGTTGGAGTAGTTCCTGCAGCAGATAAGTGTGAAATCGATCCAATAACCAAAGATCCACAGAAGCCATATGTTACTCCAGGAACCACTGGGCATGGGATCCCAACTGTTTGTTTTATTAGTGGATTGATAGGAGCTGCATTAGGAGGAATTGGAGGGGCTTTGGCATACATTGCTTTGAGAAAACTTGGTTTAGAACCAGGAGTTGCAGGAATGTTAGCGGTTGGATTTTTCTTTATAAATGCGGTTATTGCATCATATAACATCGGAGGAACTATTGAAGGATTCCACGATCCAAAGTTCAAAAAACTTCCAAATGGAGTTATTGCATCAACAATAGCATCTATATTGTTTGGAATAATATCTGTCTTGATGGTATTATAA
- the mtrE gene encoding tetrahydromethanopterin S-methyltransferase subunit E has product MDTTLIALGALALSGALATVAGCAEDAESDVGSQSNPNSQVQLAPQMGNIHRYYNKAISGEPVSYGLFVAVAGSIAYALIQAGINPILAIILGAGAAAFVHGAYAVSAYLGRIVGQSKNFGQPVYWDVVMSHLGPIVGHGFIAVFCMVLMAYLANTLLGDPFPLPLIAFIFGITVGAIGSSTGDVHYGAEREYQKYPFGGGVPVANHGDIDVEADYGIRNSMDSSYFCVRVGSVLTGLCFGLIVFLDGWRGVLGNILGGLSGGSAINASIISIVIGLIIVAAMAIINRKIEVFARNKFGPYTK; this is encoded by the coding sequence ATGGACACAACATTAATAGCTCTGGGAGCACTCGCTTTAAGTGGAGCATTGGCAACAGTTGCAGGTTGTGCCGAGGATGCAGAATCAGATGTAGGTTCTCAATCAAACCCAAACTCACAGGTTCAGTTAGCACCGCAGATGGGTAATATCCACAGATACTATAACAAGGCAATATCCGGAGAGCCCGTTTCATATGGATTGTTTGTTGCGGTAGCAGGATCTATTGCATACGCTTTAATACAGGCAGGCATAAACCCAATACTGGCTATAATACTGGGAGCAGGAGCTGCGGCTTTTGTTCATGGTGCATATGCGGTTTCAGCATACTTGGGAAGAATTGTTGGTCAATCAAAAAACTTCGGTCAGCCAGTTTACTGGGACGTTGTAATGAGCCATTTGGGCCCAATTGTTGGACATGGTTTTATTGCTGTTTTTTGTATGGTTTTAATGGCATACTTAGCAAATACATTATTAGGAGATCCGTTCCCGTTACCATTGATAGCATTTATATTTGGTATTACTGTTGGGGCAATTGGTTCCTCAACAGGAGACGTTCACTATGGTGCTGAAAGAGAGTATCAAAAGTATCCATTTGGAGGAGGAGTTCCAGTTGCTAACCATGGAGATATTGATGTTGAAGCGGATTATGGTATAAGAAATAGCATGGATTCTTCATACTTCTGTGTAAGAGTAGGTAGCGTTTTGACAGGATTATGTTTTGGTTTGATCGTTTTCTTAGACGGATGGAGAGGTGTCTTGGGTAATATATTAGGAGGATTAAGCGGAGGAAGTGCAATAAATGCTTCAATAATATCCATAGTTATAGGTTTGATAATCGTTGCTGCAATGGCTATAATAAACAGAAAGATTGAGGTATTTGCAAGAAACAAGTTTGGACCATACACAAAATAA